A window of Bacillus sp. E(2018) contains these coding sequences:
- a CDS encoding HAD family hydrolase, producing MNKDYSFILFDLDGTLSDPKIGITKSVQFALKRMGITEENLDHLESFIGPPLQQSFSEFYSFDEPQIQTAIAHYRERFKDIGMYENTLYEHIPSLLQELSDNGHTLIIATSKPTVFAEEILKYFNIHHHFDLIVGSNLDGTRTSKTEIIQHILHHYNDQPKKSFIMIGDRKHDMIGAYNTGIDSIGVTYGYGSMEELTEANPTYIVKSVTELKKSLLRNSTIQVQS from the coding sequence ATGAATAAAGATTATTCATTTATTTTGTTTGACCTAGACGGCACTCTTTCTGATCCTAAAATCGGTATAACAAAATCTGTTCAATTTGCCCTCAAAAGAATGGGTATCACAGAAGAGAACCTTGATCACTTAGAATCTTTTATCGGGCCACCGCTTCAACAATCTTTCTCAGAATTTTATTCCTTTGACGAACCACAGATTCAAACTGCAATCGCGCACTATCGAGAAAGATTCAAAGACATAGGCATGTACGAGAATACACTTTACGAACATATACCATCACTTCTTCAAGAACTGAGTGATAATGGCCATACATTAATTATCGCAACTTCTAAACCTACTGTCTTTGCTGAAGAAATCTTAAAATACTTCAACATCCACCACCATTTTGACCTGATCGTTGGCAGCAATCTCGATGGAACACGTACAAGCAAAACAGAGATCATCCAGCACATCCTTCACCATTACAACGACCAACCAAAGAAATCGTTCATCATGATTGGTGATAGAAAGCATGACATGATTGGGGCGTATAACACAGGTATCGATTCAATAGGAGTTACATATGGGTATGGGTCAATGGAAGAACTTACAGAAGCAAACCCTACTTATATTGTTAAATCTGTCACTGAATTAAAGAAAAGCTTGTTAAGAAACTCAACTATTCAAGTCCAGAGCTAA
- a CDS encoding Rrf2 family transcriptional regulator: protein MKISSKGEYALRALIVLGAQYPQLVQTKDIARETLVPSNYLEQILLLLKNLGYVKSKRGASGGYTLKREPSQICIGEVVRDIEGPLAPMSCVSVTAYEYCPLEDKACLLQPLWRLIRDVVANLLDHTTLENLLTGNLPSKSK, encoded by the coding sequence ATGAAAATCTCGAGCAAAGGGGAGTATGCGCTTCGAGCGTTGATCGTGTTAGGTGCACAATACCCGCAACTTGTTCAAACAAAGGATATTGCAAGAGAGACCCTTGTACCTTCTAATTACTTAGAACAGATTTTGTTACTTTTAAAAAACTTAGGCTATGTAAAAAGTAAAAGAGGAGCAAGTGGAGGCTATACGCTAAAAAGAGAGCCTTCACAGATCTGTATTGGAGAAGTTGTTCGTGATATAGAAGGACCGCTCGCACCGATGAGCTGTGTGAGCGTTACCGCGTATGAATATTGTCCGCTGGAAGATAAAGCTTGTCTGTTACAGCCTTTATGGCGTCTCATTCGAGATGTTGTTGCCAATCTGCTTGATCACACTACTTTAGAAAATTTGCTGACCGGAAATCTTCCATCAAAATCAAAATAA
- the fabZ gene encoding 3-hydroxyacyl-ACP dehydratase FabZ, translating into MLTIEEIKEIIPHRYPFLLIDRILEVEEGERAVGIKNVTANEEFFNGHFPEYPVMPGVLIVEALAQVGAVAMLKKEENRGRLAFFAGIDNCRFKKQVVPGDQLRLEVEMTRVRGSIGKGKGIATVDGQVACEVEITFALGK; encoded by the coding sequence ATGTTAACGATCGAAGAAATCAAAGAAATCATCCCGCACCGTTATCCGTTCTTGTTGATCGACCGCATCTTAGAAGTAGAAGAGGGAGAGCGCGCTGTAGGAATTAAGAATGTTACAGCGAACGAAGAATTCTTCAACGGTCACTTCCCAGAGTACCCGGTTATGCCAGGCGTATTAATCGTGGAAGCACTCGCTCAAGTAGGAGCAGTTGCGATGCTGAAAAAAGAAGAAAACCGCGGCCGCCTTGCATTTTTCGCAGGCATCGATAACTGCCGCTTCAAAAAGCAAGTGGTACCAGGAGACCAACTTCGCCTTGAAGTTGAGATGACACGTGTACGCGGTTCGATCGGTAAAGGCAAAGGAATCGCAACGGTTGATGGCCAAGTAGCCTGCGAAGTCGAGATCACCTTCGCACTAGGCAAATAG
- a CDS encoding DNA-directed RNA polymerase subunit beta produces MTNKMQELNKNEKPKTQRYQEKETSAKEEKKQWYQRRTKRSFPIWLRLLLLVCGIIVCFAVGTMVGYGVIGDGKPMNVFEKETWTHIIDLVEKDA; encoded by the coding sequence ATGACGAATAAGATGCAAGAGTTGAATAAAAACGAAAAACCGAAAACACAGCGTTACCAAGAGAAAGAAACTTCTGCTAAAGAAGAGAAGAAACAGTGGTATCAACGCCGAACGAAAAGAAGCTTTCCGATCTGGCTGCGCCTTCTGCTTCTTGTCTGTGGGATCATTGTCTGCTTTGCTGTTGGTACGATGGTCGGCTATGGCGTGATTGGTGACGGTAAACCGATGAACGTGTTTGAAAAAGAAACATGGACACACATCATCGACCTTGTAGAAAAAGATGCGTAA
- a CDS encoding SGNH/GDSL hydrolase family protein, with amino-acid sequence MKIIFIGDSITASNKNTDSDRLGDGYVRMIKEVLPKEVTVINKGVNGHRVTDLAFRWQRDVIDLEPDLLSVSIGINDVWRQLDSPQLEQVDVSQFEEVYRGLLSQLSPKTKLVLMEPTIIKENTGSQGNQLLIPYVEVVRRLAKEFDAVLVPTHEIFMNHLNKKPDVSLTTDGVHMRRKGNELMAKTWLDAAESLVTQ; translated from the coding sequence TTGAAGATTATTTTTATCGGTGACAGCATCACAGCTTCAAATAAAAACACAGATTCAGATCGACTGGGAGACGGGTACGTTCGCATGATTAAAGAAGTATTACCAAAAGAAGTAACAGTGATCAATAAAGGTGTGAACGGACATCGCGTAACAGATCTTGCTTTCCGGTGGCAACGAGATGTAATCGATCTTGAACCTGATCTGCTATCTGTTTCTATCGGAATCAATGATGTGTGGAGACAGCTCGATAGCCCTCAATTGGAGCAGGTGGATGTTTCTCAGTTTGAAGAGGTTTACCGCGGCCTGTTATCTCAACTTTCACCAAAAACAAAACTTGTTTTAATGGAACCGACGATCATAAAAGAAAACACAGGATCTCAAGGAAATCAGCTGTTGATTCCTTATGTGGAAGTGGTCCGAAGGTTAGCAAAAGAATTTGATGCCGTGCTCGTGCCTACACATGAAATTTTTATGAACCATCTAAACAAAAAGCCAGATGTGTCCTTAACGACAGACGGCGTACATATGAGAAGAAAAGGAAACGAACTGATGGCAAAAACGTGGCTTGATGCTGCAGAGTCACTCGTCACCCAATAA
- a CDS encoding cysteine dioxygenase family protein yields the protein MSSKVAKGKWKLDFIQKIERVFRTVSNLHVTNVEDIMLQLSPTFQDVEKHLLKPQDLEYGRNVLFKNERVEVLLVFLPPFSKTLVHDHGFSSGWIYVVEGSVLNLVYAKGKDGVSYEKNEYYQKGELFSVEGDTTHAMYNPSFSGTVTLHIYSPPLGIGQVYKPHE from the coding sequence ATGTCGTCAAAGGTAGCAAAGGGGAAATGGAAGTTGGATTTTATACAAAAAATAGAGCGTGTGTTTCGCACGGTTTCAAATCTGCATGTAACAAATGTAGAAGATATCATGCTACAGCTCTCTCCTACTTTTCAGGATGTAGAAAAACATTTATTAAAGCCACAAGATTTGGAATACGGAAGGAATGTTCTTTTTAAGAATGAACGAGTAGAGGTGCTATTAGTCTTTTTACCTCCTTTCTCAAAAACACTGGTGCATGATCATGGATTCTCTTCGGGGTGGATTTATGTCGTGGAGGGTTCTGTATTGAACCTTGTGTATGCGAAGGGAAAAGATGGTGTCAGTTATGAGAAAAATGAATACTACCAAAAAGGTGAGCTGTTTTCTGTGGAGGGTGATACGACGCACGCGATGTACAATCCTTCATTTTCTGGTACGGTGACTCTTCATATCTATTCTCCTCCACTCGGGATCGGGCAGGTGTACAAGCCTCATGAGTAA
- a CDS encoding class I SAM-dependent methyltransferase, translated as MLETAVQQPKTLGQTEMTPSYRVDLRHYRDRKEYEKFVKVNTVNDWTTVTWKDIGKPYEVTSFSKEKTEWEKTHGEMLPVHTSWTMFNQSFHEWFSKDVPAEIGDKKSTFFKSLTSFKPSEVKTALGDYVRIHLWNYVHRIQDGIWDPRGKRALFEGLDVLKPRILFLGAAEGYEAMQLSAMYPDGEVVMVDYDPFCRDARFAEFPESYPFLGKNSRTGGEKVYYKNDFNISYVVDDIRNLPYGKEFDIVLSVGLLEHFPDAMKAEVVEWHRKFLKSSGYIVMTTPRAQMRSKLYYEIMADVMNHTYRELMTLEQMGLYLHENGLEILQHGYIKVHNGIVARAK; from the coding sequence ATGCTTGAAACAGCGGTTCAGCAACCGAAAACGTTAGGCCAAACAGAAATGACACCGTCATACCGAGTGGATTTGCGACATTATAGAGACAGAAAAGAATACGAAAAGTTTGTAAAAGTAAATACGGTGAACGATTGGACCACTGTGACGTGGAAAGATATTGGAAAACCATATGAGGTTACTTCTTTTTCAAAAGAAAAAACAGAGTGGGAAAAAACGCATGGTGAGATGCTTCCGGTCCATACATCCTGGACGATGTTCAACCAGTCTTTTCACGAGTGGTTCTCTAAGGATGTACCTGCTGAGATCGGGGATAAAAAGAGCACTTTTTTTAAAAGTTTAACAAGCTTCAAACCGAGTGAAGTAAAGACGGCACTTGGTGATTACGTGCGGATTCACCTCTGGAATTATGTGCACCGCATTCAAGACGGCATCTGGGATCCGCGCGGAAAGAGAGCTTTGTTCGAGGGACTGGACGTTCTGAAACCTCGCATTCTATTTTTGGGTGCAGCTGAAGGTTATGAAGCGATGCAGCTAAGTGCGATGTATCCTGACGGTGAGGTAGTGATGGTGGATTATGATCCGTTCTGCCGAGATGCTCGGTTCGCAGAGTTCCCTGAGTCTTATCCGTTTTTAGGGAAAAATTCACGAACGGGCGGAGAGAAGGTTTATTATAAAAACGACTTCAATATCTCGTATGTCGTGGATGATATTCGCAATCTGCCCTATGGCAAAGAGTTCGATATCGTGCTCAGCGTCGGGTTGTTAGAGCATTTTCCAGACGCTATGAAAGCTGAAGTCGTTGAGTGGCATCGAAAATTCTTGAAATCGAGTGGCTATATCGTGATGACAACGCCACGAGCACAAATGCGTTCCAAACTGTATTACGAGATCATGGCAGATGTGATGAACCATACGTATCGGGAGCTTATGACGTTAGAGCAGATGGGACTCTATTTGCATGAAAATGGTCTGGAAATTCTACAACACGGTTACATTAAGGTTCATAACGGAATTGTGGCGAGGGCGAAATAG
- a CDS encoding alpha-amylase family glycosyl hydrolase yields MKSRNRVSWLLLFTLILQTFASALLIQPSSTKAVERTVTLVGDLQSELGGSSDWNPADTATKMELQPNGKYKLTGKLPAGTYEYKVAINGSWDENYGVDGKQGGDNYKLTIDTEKDVTFIYDDTTHKLTIPEPLPAEKTPRIVGDIQPDIGAGGEWTPGESTALLQDEDGDNIYTYTTQVPKGKHEFKIVLGNNWDAPNYPADNIKLNVLKDAEITFFYNHDTKEVYTNYDAGLPDGSVNTGKLHHDTWNEAFRAPFGAIKAGQDVTLRLQTKKGDLTGAKLYLRNYNSGNTTVKDMVNAGWTTANGEDIELWEATVTPEEKGVYGYKFTARDGDAVKEYGEDTGEGGKGTAADTNAALFQMTVYDPSYKTPDWMKESVVYQIFPDRFYNGNKKNDKAKTTARGTEPIEHRDWNELPDNPRQAETEGYDGDEIWSNDFFGGDIAGIQKKLDYIESLGVNTLYLNPVAHAASNHKYDATDYKAMDPMFGSPEEFKAFTKELKKRKMHLILDGVFNHVGDDSIYFDRYGKYKTVGAYEYWASIYDLMSSKGTTETEAKKQTEAKFKKEGQEFSPYGFHNWFNIENEKVNGVYKYQAWWGFDSLPEIKSIPGEAVDYDSELNNKPFVDYIMYDKDSAAKSWLDRGASGWRLDVANEVDTEFWREFRKELKEGKKDDPLILGEIWDDASEYFLGDLYDSVMNYRFRGAMIDYLKNGNAEGAENQMNAVFEDYPQEAFYALMNLMGSHDTPRAAFILGNGTDSYERAELDPKYDHELGVKRLKLAAILQMGYAGAPTLYYGDEAGVTGSKDPDDRRTYPWGSEDKDLVKHYQNIGKVRSDYHDLFSYGELHHLYAEKDVLAYARTDKKNAALVITNRGTEAKTVELDVKKLIVNNVKLTDQLNKKYKTAVKDGKLSVTVPAMSGRMLVSDKHQNLKAPKAVKGVKASESSHSVSLYWKGDAKRYAIYQTTISGAFYEKVAETKGNSIKINDLDNGRKYYFAVVAIDKNNNESLKTESKAAIPHVALKNGNYNISNVTLLKNGVIDLSKPQTVSADIKITGETETDLAEGLQSELQVKEPGKTNWTSHTGTYTAQNGEYNMFSADFLPFKEGEYQYRYAFSTDLGRTWVTSETKTVTFTKGDDTTAPATSVTLEEPAQESGQVNLKWSVEGANEPYLFTIVRDGEVIDQVLDTSAATYKDLNVTNGKVYTYEVHIYDKAGNSVKSNAVQVTPDLVMVKVTMKVNAPAYTPQGVDVTMPGSKNGWNTGAWKMTRGGAVTNDYEYTFEAQEGEVITYKYAKNSSWDQEGLADHTPGNPNDDDVSYYGYGATGTDLSFVVTNQGGNAMVVQDKILRWIDMPVVVTSHTDGQTVTSDTITLKGNAIKEGVMTINGQPVTINDDMTFSHTENLNVGENKLNIHIEPSEENKTTIFKNDGGAIGKNTKDIVMTINKN; encoded by the coding sequence ATGAAATCTCGCAACAGAGTTTCTTGGTTACTGCTTTTTACGCTAATTTTGCAAACGTTTGCATCTGCATTACTCATACAACCATCTTCAACAAAAGCTGTGGAGCGCACCGTAACGCTTGTTGGAGATCTGCAATCTGAACTTGGCGGTTCTAGTGACTGGAACCCTGCAGACACTGCTACAAAAATGGAACTTCAACCGAACGGGAAGTACAAGCTTACTGGAAAACTCCCTGCCGGCACCTATGAATACAAGGTGGCGATCAATGGTTCATGGGATGAGAACTATGGAGTGGATGGAAAACAAGGTGGGGACAACTACAAGCTGACGATCGACACGGAAAAAGACGTGACATTTATCTATGATGACACAACTCACAAACTAACGATTCCAGAACCACTTCCTGCTGAGAAAACACCACGTATCGTAGGTGACATTCAGCCGGATATCGGAGCAGGCGGCGAGTGGACGCCTGGTGAATCAACGGCACTTTTACAAGATGAAGACGGTGACAACATCTACACGTACACCACGCAAGTGCCAAAAGGAAAGCACGAATTTAAAATAGTGCTCGGCAATAATTGGGATGCCCCAAATTACCCGGCAGACAACATAAAATTGAATGTGCTGAAAGACGCAGAAATCACGTTTTTTTACAACCATGACACAAAAGAAGTGTACACGAACTATGATGCGGGTCTTCCCGACGGTAGCGTGAACACAGGCAAGCTTCACCATGATACTTGGAACGAAGCATTTCGTGCACCGTTTGGAGCGATTAAAGCTGGACAAGACGTAACACTCCGCCTTCAAACGAAAAAGGGCGATCTGACTGGCGCAAAGCTATATCTTCGTAACTATAACTCTGGCAATACGACGGTTAAAGATATGGTGAACGCTGGCTGGACGACTGCAAACGGCGAAGACATCGAGCTGTGGGAAGCTACGGTTACACCTGAAGAAAAAGGGGTGTACGGCTATAAATTCACAGCGCGCGATGGAGATGCTGTAAAAGAATATGGTGAAGATACAGGTGAAGGCGGCAAAGGAACTGCTGCGGATACGAACGCCGCTCTATTCCAGATGACGGTATACGATCCGTCTTACAAAACACCAGACTGGATGAAAGAATCAGTTGTGTATCAGATTTTCCCGGACCGTTTTTATAACGGAAACAAAAAGAACGACAAAGCAAAAACAACAGCACGCGGCACTGAACCGATCGAGCACCGAGATTGGAATGAGCTGCCGGACAACCCTCGTCAAGCAGAAACAGAAGGCTATGATGGAGACGAGATCTGGTCGAACGACTTTTTTGGCGGCGATATTGCTGGGATTCAAAAGAAATTAGACTATATCGAGTCACTTGGCGTTAATACACTTTACCTAAATCCGGTCGCACATGCAGCATCCAACCATAAATATGATGCGACAGATTATAAAGCGATGGATCCGATGTTTGGGTCACCAGAAGAATTTAAGGCTTTTACAAAAGAACTGAAAAAACGGAAGATGCACTTAATCCTTGATGGGGTATTCAACCATGTTGGAGACGATTCGATCTATTTTGACCGTTACGGAAAATACAAAACGGTCGGGGCATATGAATATTGGGCAAGCATCTATGACCTGATGAGTTCGAAAGGCACAACAGAAACAGAAGCGAAAAAACAAACAGAAGCAAAGTTTAAGAAAGAAGGCCAAGAGTTTAGTCCGTACGGTTTTCATAATTGGTTTAATATCGAGAACGAAAAAGTGAACGGTGTTTATAAATACCAAGCTTGGTGGGGCTTTGACTCACTTCCTGAGATTAAATCAATTCCAGGTGAAGCGGTAGACTATGATTCTGAGTTGAACAACAAGCCGTTCGTTGACTATATCATGTACGACAAAGATTCAGCTGCAAAATCGTGGCTAGATCGTGGTGCATCAGGCTGGCGATTGGATGTTGCGAACGAAGTAGATACAGAGTTTTGGAGAGAGTTCCGAAAAGAGCTGAAGGAAGGCAAGAAAGATGATCCACTAATCCTAGGTGAGATCTGGGATGATGCGTCTGAATACTTCCTTGGCGATTTGTATGATTCGGTAATGAACTACCGTTTCCGAGGGGCGATGATCGACTACTTGAAAAACGGTAACGCAGAAGGCGCCGAGAACCAGATGAACGCTGTGTTTGAAGATTACCCACAAGAAGCGTTTTATGCGCTGATGAACTTAATGGGATCTCATGACACACCTCGTGCAGCGTTTATCCTTGGAAACGGAACAGATTCTTACGAGCGTGCTGAGCTGGATCCGAAGTACGATCATGAGCTAGGTGTGAAACGACTAAAGCTTGCGGCAATCTTACAGATGGGTTATGCAGGTGCACCGACTCTTTATTATGGAGATGAAGCGGGCGTTACAGGCTCTAAAGATCCGGATGACCGCAGAACGTATCCATGGGGTTCTGAAGACAAGGATCTTGTAAAGCATTATCAAAACATTGGAAAAGTGCGTAGTGATTACCACGATTTATTCAGTTATGGTGAACTCCACCACCTATACGCTGAAAAAGATGTGCTTGCTTATGCTCGTACAGATAAGAAGAATGCAGCGCTTGTTATTACAAACCGCGGCACTGAAGCAAAGACCGTTGAACTAGATGTGAAGAAGCTGATCGTGAACAACGTGAAGCTAACAGATCAGCTGAACAAAAAGTACAAAACAGCTGTAAAGGATGGAAAGTTATCAGTAACCGTTCCAGCAATGAGTGGTCGTATGCTCGTTTCCGATAAACACCAGAATCTGAAGGCACCAAAAGCGGTGAAAGGTGTAAAAGCGTCAGAAAGCAGTCACTCAGTTTCGCTTTACTGGAAAGGTGATGCAAAACGTTACGCAATCTATCAAACTACGATCTCTGGTGCTTTTTATGAAAAGGTAGCAGAAACGAAAGGAAACTCAATCAAGATCAACGACCTTGATAATGGTCGTAAATATTATTTTGCCGTTGTTGCGATCGATAAAAATAACAACGAATCTCTAAAAACAGAATCAAAAGCCGCGATTCCTCATGTGGCGTTAAAGAACGGTAACTATAACATTTCCAATGTAACATTATTAAAGAATGGCGTAATCGATCTATCTAAACCACAAACGGTTTCAGCTGATATCAAAATCACAGGTGAAACAGAGACCGATTTAGCAGAAGGCTTACAGAGTGAGCTGCAAGTAAAAGAGCCAGGCAAGACGAACTGGACATCTCATACAGGTACGTACACCGCACAAAACGGAGAATATAACATGTTTAGCGCAGATTTCTTACCTTTTAAAGAGGGAGAGTATCAATATCGTTATGCGTTCTCAACCGATTTAGGCAGAACGTGGGTCACTAGTGAAACGAAGACAGTTACGTTCACAAAAGGGGATGACACGACCGCTCCTGCAACATCAGTAACATTAGAAGAACCAGCGCAAGAATCAGGACAAGTGAATCTGAAATGGTCTGTAGAAGGCGCAAACGAGCCTTATCTGTTCACGATCGTTCGTGATGGAGAAGTCATCGACCAAGTACTTGATACAAGTGCCGCAACGTACAAAGATCTGAACGTAACAAACGGAAAAGTGTATACGTACGAAGTGCACATCTACGACAAAGCGGGTAACAGCGTGAAGTCGAACGCCGTTCAGGTTACGCCTGACCTTGTTATGGTAAAAGTCACAATGAAAGTAAACGCACCAGCTTATACACCACAAGGCGTCGATGTGACGATGCCAGGCAGCAAGAACGGCTGGAACACAGGTGCGTGGAAGATGACGCGTGGCGGAGCTGTAACGAACGATTATGAATATACGTTTGAAGCGCAAGAAGGTGAAGTAATTACCTATAAATACGCAAAGAACAGCTCATGGGATCAAGAAGGTCTTGCTGATCACACACCGGGTAATCCGAATGATGATGACGTAAGCTACTACGGATACGGTGCAACAGGAACAGATCTGAGTTTTGTTGTCACGAACCAAGGCGGCAATGCGATGGTTGTTCAAGATAAAATTTTACGATGGATCGACATGCCGGTTGTCGTTACCTCTCATACAGATGGCCAGACAGTAACTTCTGACACGATCACCCTAAAAGGGAACGCCATCAAAGAGGGTGTGATGACGATCAACGGTCAGCCGGTTACCATCAACGATGACATGACGTTCTCACACACGGAGAATTTAAATGTAGGAGAGAACAAGCTGAACATTCATATCGAACCGTCAGAAGAGAATAAAACGACTATTTTCAAAAATGACGGCGGAGCGATTGGAAAGAACACGAAGGATATCGTGATGACGATTAATAAGAATTAG
- a CDS encoding GNAT family N-acetyltransferase encodes MANTSLTFFHEIHREALNAFYLPQEQEKFTAMPNEALKKCEEDPGRHPVVIEAHSKTVGFVVLHKGENIGDFTANPNAMVIRALSINHPEQGKGYAKVAMLQLPAFVTKHFPEVNELILAVNFKNGLAKKLYEKVGFVDRGQIKPGPVGPQYVLHYDL; translated from the coding sequence ATGGCAAACACATCACTAACATTCTTTCACGAGATACATCGAGAAGCGTTAAACGCGTTCTATTTACCTCAGGAGCAAGAAAAATTCACGGCTATGCCGAATGAGGCTTTAAAAAAATGCGAAGAAGACCCAGGACGTCATCCTGTGGTGATTGAAGCACACAGCAAAACAGTCGGTTTTGTGGTTTTGCATAAGGGTGAGAACATTGGAGATTTTACTGCAAACCCAAACGCGATGGTGATTCGTGCACTATCCATTAATCATCCTGAGCAAGGAAAAGGGTACGCAAAAGTTGCGATGCTGCAGCTGCCTGCGTTTGTTACCAAACACTTTCCTGAAGTGAACGAACTCATCCTTGCCGTAAACTTTAAGAACGGTCTAGCAAAAAAGCTTTACGAAAAAGTAGGTTTTGTAGATCGCGGTCAGATCAAACCTGGTCCAGTCGGGCCGCAATATGTGCTGCATTATGATCTATAA
- a CDS encoding 4-hydroxyphenylacetate 3-hydroxylase N-terminal domain-containing protein: protein MSKYGEHYIHSLKDARSVWLNGRVTDVTTDPYFAGTLSTISSLFDMMDSAENQDKVSVVQHVRGQGQRIHPSFIVPHSQDDLLKRRIAFETWSRATSGVMSRLSDYARSRITGWYANRSAYDAYDKQFADKIKTYYETAGVENRFLTVVQRDPQINRSAGGEVDTEELGLLRITRKTSEGVYVSGGKMIATAAPYSHDLIVFPVAKWNKKEKALASALIVPANSKGLHMICRAGFDSGNVARADYPLSSAFDEMDAVLIFDDVLIPWERVLLYENPDAVWQFKNDPVANALAYHQAIVRLQVKLEFTTAIGHAIAESIGANQYLHVQEKLGELLMQSETIRGLVMASESAGKCNDHGIFLPHFSFIETARNLGSTYYPRAIELLQLIGAGGFIQTPSVIADFDGPIGHLLEKYYRGKDVDAVERTKLFKLAWDLIGSSLGSRHELYERFYAGDPIRNKAAQYAGYDKAALRKMIDPYLC from the coding sequence ATGAGTAAATATGGTGAACACTATATTCATAGCTTAAAAGATGCTCGTTCTGTGTGGCTGAACGGTCGTGTGACAGATGTTACGACAGATCCTTATTTTGCTGGCACATTATCTACGATCAGTTCCTTATTCGATATGATGGATAGCGCTGAGAATCAAGATAAGGTTAGCGTGGTACAGCATGTTAGAGGTCAAGGGCAGCGCATACACCCGTCTTTTATAGTTCCTCATTCACAGGATGATCTGCTAAAAAGAAGGATTGCCTTCGAGACGTGGAGCAGAGCGACTTCAGGCGTGATGAGCCGTCTGTCTGATTATGCCAGATCCCGTATAACAGGATGGTACGCGAACCGATCGGCATATGACGCTTACGATAAGCAATTTGCAGATAAAATAAAAACGTATTATGAAACAGCTGGAGTTGAAAATCGTTTTCTAACGGTTGTTCAGCGTGATCCACAGATTAATCGCAGTGCGGGTGGTGAGGTGGATACAGAAGAGCTCGGTCTACTTCGTATCACAAGGAAAACAAGCGAAGGGGTTTATGTGAGTGGAGGAAAGATGATTGCTACAGCTGCTCCGTATTCCCATGATCTCATTGTGTTTCCTGTTGCGAAGTGGAATAAAAAGGAGAAAGCGTTGGCTAGTGCGCTTATCGTTCCGGCGAACAGCAAAGGCTTGCATATGATATGCAGAGCGGGTTTTGATTCTGGCAATGTGGCGCGCGCTGATTATCCGCTTAGTTCCGCTTTTGATGAGATGGACGCAGTTTTAATTTTTGATGATGTATTGATTCCTTGGGAGAGAGTATTATTGTATGAGAATCCCGATGCTGTTTGGCAGTTTAAAAATGATCCTGTTGCAAACGCTCTTGCCTATCATCAAGCGATTGTTCGCCTTCAAGTAAAATTGGAGTTCACAACCGCGATCGGACACGCCATTGCAGAGAGTATCGGAGCTAATCAATATTTGCACGTACAAGAAAAATTAGGGGAACTTCTTATGCAGAGTGAAACGATTAGAGGGCTCGTAATGGCAAGTGAATCGGCGGGCAAGTGTAATGATCACGGTATTTTCCTGCCTCACTTTTCGTTTATTGAAACAGCAAGAAATCTCGGCTCCACGTATTATCCGCGCGCGATCGAATTATTGCAGCTGATCGGAGCAGGAGGATTCATTCAAACGCCGTCTGTTATCGCAGATTTCGACGGACCGATCGGCCATCTGTTGGAAAAGTACTATAGGGGTAAAGACGTGGATGCGGTGGAAAGAACTAAGTTATTTAAACTGGCGTGGGATTTAATTGGAAGTTCGTTAGGCTCGAGACACGAATTGTACGAGCGTTTTTATGCCGGCGATCCCATCCGCAATAAAGCCGCTCAGTATGCGGGGTATGATAAAGCGGCTCTAAGGAAGATGATTGATCCTTATTTGTGTTGA